Proteins from a genomic interval of Spinacia oleracea mitochondrion, complete genome:
- the atp1 gene encoding Atp1 codes for MEFSPRAAELTTLLESRISNFYTNFQVDEIGRVVSVGDGIARVYGLNEIQAGEMVEFASGVKGIALNLENENVGIVVFGSDTAIKEGDLVKRTGSIVDVPAGKAMLGRVVDGLGVPIDGRGALSDHERRRVEVKAPGIIERKSVHEPMQTGLKAVDSLVPIGRGQRELIIGDRQTGKTAIAIDTILNQKQLNSKATSESEILYCVYVAVGQKRSTVAQLVQILSEANALEYSILVAATASDPAPLQFLAPYSGCAMGEYFRDNGMHALIIYDDLSKQAVAYRQMSLLLRRPPGREAFPGDVFYLHSRLLERAAKRSDQTGAGSLTALPVIETQAGDVSAYIPTNVISITDGQICLETELFYRGIRPAINVGLSVSRVGSAAQLKAMKQVCGSLKLELAQYREVAAFAQFGSDLDAATQALLNRGARLTEVLKQPQYAPLPIEKQILVIYAAVNGFCDRMPLDKISQYERTIPNSVKPELLQSLKGGLTNDKKKELDAFLKECAITE; via the coding sequence ATGGAATTTTCTCCCAGAGCTGCGGAACTAACGACTCTATTAGAAAGTAGAATTAGCAACTTTTACACGAATTTTCAAGTGGATGAGATCGGTCGAGTGGTTTCAGTTGGGGATGGGATTGCACGTGTTTATGGATTGAACGAGATTCAAGCTGGGGAAATGGTGGAATTTGCCAGCGGTGTGAAAGGAATAGCCTTAAATCTTGAGAATGAGAATGTAGGGATTGTTGTCTTTGGTAGTGATACCGCTATTAAAGAGGGAGATCTTGTCAAGCGCACTGGATCTATTGTGGATGTTCCTGCGGGAAAGGCTATGCTAGGGCGTGTGGTCGACGGGTTGGGAGTACCTATTGATGGAAGAGGGGCGCTAAGCGATCACGAGCGTCGACGTGTCGAAGTGAAAGCCCCCGGGATTATTGAACGTAAATCTGTGCACGAGCCTATGCAAACCGGGTTAAAGGCGGTAGATAGCCTGGTTCCTATAGGCCGTGGTCAACGAGAACTTATAATCGGGGACCGACAAACGGGAAAAACAGCTATTGCTATCGATACCATATTAAACCAAAAGCAACTGAACTCAAAGGCCACCTCTGAGAGTGAGATATTGTATTGTGTCTATGTAGCGGTTGGACAGAAACGTTCAACTGTGGCACAATTAGTTCAAATTCTTTCAGAAGCGAATGCTTTGGAATATTCCATTCTTGTAGCAGCCACCGCTTCGGATCCTGCTCCTCTTCAATTTCTGGCCCCATATTCTGGGTGTGCTATGGGAGAATATTTCCGCGATAATGGAATGCACGCATTAATCATCTATGATGATCTTAGTAAACAGGCGGTGGCATATCGACAAATGTCATTATTATTACGCCGACCACCAGGCCGTGAGGCTTTCCCAGGCGACGTTTTCTATTTACATTCCCGTCTCTTAGAAAGAGCCGCTAAACGATCGGACCAGACAGGTGCCGGTAGCTTGACCGCCTTACCCGTCATTGAAACACAAGCTGGAGACGTATCGGCCTATATTCCCACCAATGTGATCTCCATTACTGATGGACAAATCTGTTTGGAAACAGAGCTCTTTTATCGCGGAATTAGACCTGCTATTAACGTCGGCTTATCTGTCAGTCGCGTCGGGTCTGCCGCTCAGTTGAAAGCTATGAAACAAGTCTGCGGGAGTCTAAAACTGGAATTGGCACAATATCGCGAAGTGGCCGCCTTTGCTCAATTTGGGTCAGACCTTGATGCTGCGACTCAGGCATTACTCAATAGAGGTGCAAGGCTTACAGAAGTACTGAAACAACCACAATATGCACCACTTCCAATTGAAAAACAAATTCTAGTCATTTACGCAGCTGTCAATGGATTCTGTGATCGAATGCCACTAGATAAAATTTCTCAATATGAGAGAACCATTCCAAATAGTGTAAAACCAGAATTATTACAATCCCTAAAGGGGGGGTTAACCAACGATAAAAAGAAGGAACTAGACGCATTCTTAAAAGAATGCGCAATTACGGAATAA